The region ATTGGTGATGTGAGGGAAGATACAGTTGAGGAGAACCAAGAACCGGTTCAGAGTGACAGAAATGGGAAAGGAAAACAAGCTGATGTGAGGGAAAATACAGCTGAGGAGAGCAAAGACAAAGTTCAGCGTGacagaaaagggaaaggaaagcaaacTGATGAAGATTTCATATTGGAGGAGGAAGAGTTTGAGCAAGATGTTGAAGCTAAGATAGAGATGGGTACACAGTCTGACCCTAGGAGGTGGTGGCGATCAGTTTCAGATTTTTGTGCTCAAAATGTTGATGATGGAGACTTAGATGGTATATGTTATGAGGAGGAGTTACACGAAATGAAGTCAGATGATGAGTTTGATGCTGGTAAAAATTCCAAAGAATTCAACCCGAAAACCAAAATGCAAAACTTCCAATTTGTTCTTGGCATGGAATTTGCCACTGTTACAATTTTAAGGAATGCAATAAGGGAGTACTTTATTGAAGGTGATCGAGAATATGTATTTATTGCCAATGATTCAAATAGAGTTAGAGTTAAGTGCAAGGGTGCAAACTCTGAATGGATGTTGTTTGCTTCAATAGTTAACAAGACAGATGGCAAGACAATGAGGGTCAAAACACTTGTTGACAAGCATAGTTGTGGCATTGTTTTGGACAATAAAAAGCTGACCTCAACTTGGCTTGCAAAGCACTTTTTGGAGCAATTTAGGCTAAATCCGAGTATGGAATACAATGCATTTAGGGAGATAACTGCAAAGACCAAGTACTCACGTGTGTCTAGCTGGACATTTTACAGAGCCAAGACAAAAGCAAGGAAGATGTTGGAAGGGTATATCAAGGAACAATACGCCATTCTTGATGATTACTGTAAAAGGTTGTTGGCTACCAATCCTGGCTCTACTGTGAAGTTGAAAACTTATTTGGTTAATGGGAGAAGGACATTTCAGCGTATTTATATTTGTCTTAAGGCATGTAGAGATGGCTGGTTGGGGGGTTGCAGACCTCTAATTGGTCTTGATGGCTGCTTTTTAAAAGGATATTGTAGGGGCATTTTATTGGCTACAGTAGGCATTGATGGTAATAACTCCATGTTTCCCATTGCCTATTGTGTTGCTGAAAAGGAAAACACTGAGTTTTGGACTTGGTTCTTGGAGCTATTGAAGGAAGATCTTGGGAATTTGAGTCCTACCAAGGTGACAATGATGAGTGATTGTCAAAAAGGATTAGAAAATGCAATGGGAGCCATCTTTAGTGGGTGTGAGGTGAGGTATTGTGTTAGAGATCTTCATGCTAACTTTAAATAGGAATATCTTGGACTTTTACTTAATCAACTTTTGTGGGCAGCAGCTAATACTACAACACAAGCTGAGTTTGGTCGAGCAATGCAAGAAGTCAAGGATGTCTCGAATGGTGCTTACAATTGGTTGGCAGGGAAGAACACCACATAATGGAGTAAGTCACATATTTCAGAGTACCCAAAATGTGACATTTTGGTGAATAATTTGTGTGAGAGTTTTAATGCATTTGATGCTTGCGACAAGCCAATTATAACTTTACTACAGAAAATTAGATTTTGGTTGATGTCTCGGTTTTATAACAAAAAAGCTGAGTTGGAGAAGATGACTCAACCTGTGGGGAAAAGAATTTTGAAGATAATTAAGAAGCAAAAAGAGGTTGCAAAGCATTGTTTGGTTACTAGGTCTGGCAAGTTTCAGTTTCAGGTTCAATGCAACAATGGTGGTGCCTTGGTTGTCGATTTGGAATTCAGAACTTGTACATGTAGGAGGTTTCAACTATCTGGGCTTCCTTGTGGCCATGCACTAGCTATTATCTGGTTCATGGGAGGTAATGTCTTTGAATATGTCCACGGATTCTATAAAAAAGAATCATTGCAAAAAGCATATGAACAGAGTGTGCATCCTATGCCTAGTCCAGATATGTGGCTTCAGACAAGACTCAATCCAATCAATCCACCACCTGAGACAAAGCTGTCTGAAAGACCTAAGAAAGCTAGGAGAAGGGAGACAGATGAACCTCCACCTGCTTTAAAGAAAGCTCGAAGAACTGGACAAGTTAAAACATGCAGTAATTGTCTGAAAACAGGCCACATGAGAGAAACATGCAAATCTGCTAAGGTGGTTGATGTATAAACTTTATGTTTTTTTCTCTTCCTAGATAATTTTTATCATTGATTAGTTGCTTTATCATTGTTTtgtgaattcagagctaaatatTTGTTTGTTCAACCTATTTTAGAATCGTGTGGTCAAAAAGCGAGGTCGTCCACCACTGCAGAAACCAACTGAAGCCACACTTTTAAGGAAGGAAAGAAGACTGAAACAACATACTAAAGGAGGAACTAGTGGTGCAAAGAATGCTCAATCCGATACTGTCTGACTGGAAGgagtttcatcttttgattttattttgaacTAGTGGTCGAATCTTGTATTTTGGTGTCTATTATGTGTTATGCAAAGTTGGAatttggatgttgtggttgatGGCTGTTTTTTGAGTCATGAAGTGTTATGTTGACCATTTTAGAGTCATGTACAGATCACATTTTGATCATATCTGTTTTTTGAATCATGGCAGGGTCATGCTGGCCATGATATTGGTCATGTACAGATTAGATACATTTGGCTTTTTAGGCCTATATTTTTGTACCTATCTCTTATGGTAATGAATGTAACTAGTTGTTGATCATATTTATTTCACAAAATCCATAAACTAGAATACTAAATTCAAAATAGACCAAGATAAATTACATTGATTCGGGGtttcattttacaacaaaattcaTTACAAATTAATGCCTAGGGTGCAATAGTTTTGTCATTGCCAATGCTGCACATGAAGAATAcccaaaaataaactaacaatacCAACAACTTCTACTTTGATTTTGTAGCCCAAATAACCACAACCAATAGAATTACAGCAAAATACATAGTATTCAAAAAGTAGTAACACTGCATTCGACCTCAATCATTTGCTCTACCCCTGCTTTCAGCACAACTTTCACAGCTTTCTCTTCCAACATTTTGAAGGTTGTGAGATTGTGTCTCAAATCCATTTGAAGAACCACTGCATTGTCGATGACTTCCAATGTCAGTTGTCGTACTTAGGGATGTGATTTCAGTTTCAAGGTCACCAATTTTTCTTAGTAGTCTAGGGATGACCACCTTTTCTCGTTGGCACATGGGAGGGTCTATCCATTCAAAGAAATTACACCCCCCATGAATCTGAGTTGACCAAAACATACAAAGTTTCTAGTGAACACCCATAATTATTTATTCGATGAATCAGATTACAAAAATAAATGGAGACCAATCTTACTCGATACTTGTTGCATGTTCTGAATCTTCGCCCAGGATTTTTGTTTGTCCAAGTCGTTCTTTCTACCACTGGCCTTGGTGGTCAACAATGGCAATTTTTTTCAATCTCCATTAACCCAATGCAAAAGATGCCCTAACCCCCAATTCGAAGGAATTACAAGTTTTATTCTAGTGGGTTTAAGTGCTATACTGTCGGGGGTCGATCGTCTGGGTGGGGTCGAGGGGAAAGCTTCATTATTTTTCTAGGTATGGAATTTTTAGATTTTTTGGTTTTAGATTAGTTTTAGAACTTGTTATTAAGACAATCAGTTTTTTTTGGTTATATTTTTaatggttaattttttttttgttttaaattagaAAACAGAAACAtaaattgtttttgttttaaattttaataatttaacccaATCGGGTTGTGCCACGTGTATCCTGTATACCCCTAACGGCTCAGGGACCAACGGCTGCACCAAAACATTAACGGTAAGCATTATTGCTGCCAATttttttacataagcatttaagtgcaacaaacttaactacataggcattattgccgcaaatatcccttacttttatattttttattatttatccaTCAATGTTTTTAATTAACTATATGATCATTATGAATTTTAACTATGATCATCACTATAATAATTTTGTGATCCTTGATTTTTACACAATTACGCATAGATTTGTACCatcctaaaaaaaaaatagaacctaAAACGGTTGTATTGTACCAAATCACAAAGCCAACAAATTGAAATTTGTTTTAGTTTGcttattgtttttttttgtttttcctgCAATATTTAAAATTTGTTGGTTGGTTCTTTATAAAAAAACATTAGATCTCcattattttttaaatgaaataatttGGTAGAAATATTTATTTCAgcgataattttttttcttcatttttttcttaaatGCTGAACGATTTTGTATAGCCTTTGATTTTGTATTTTCCTCACGAATAAAATCTAAGGCATGGTATAAAAGGATACTGTAACATACAAATCAAAGGCACTTGATCTGATGGTGGCACAATGCTTTTGGAGATTTGAGAAAATATATGATTACAAACAACATCATGTTAACAATTTCAATATCACCCACACCACATAAACATCCGATAACATTtaaaacatgatagaaaaataagatgaacATGTTAGAatataaatatcaataatttaaaataaaaactttaaagattaacaaatattaataattgaataaaagcCCGAGGtgattgtgttatcattaacacgtaaatcaatcaaatttggagatatgaattagaattcattgaaaattgaaattgaaagagtttagagagaagagagaagagagaaaaaatattaagaaattagagtagaggaaaatatgagattaatagagaatgtttagaatatatatattcacaatgagatatttatatatatttaaataataatatcttataaatatttcatttaaatttaaaaaactacatttattattattataacgtGTATGGTAATTTATTCGTAtaactatatttaaaaaaattaattaatatggtaAATCGGAAGTAGGAGAAAACATACCAAAAAAACGTGTGAAGagtttttaattttagatatttagataatttagattttatagttttttcttttttaattattaactaataattttatagatatttggatagtgtaaatattataattttttttttttaattattaactaataatcataaatttgaaaaagaataattaaaaaatgtgaaaaatttagaaaatagaaagagtgatttgtttttttttaaatattaattaatatggtaaataggaaaTAGAAGAAAACGTACCTAAAAAACGTATgaagaatttttaattttaaatatttatagatATTTAGATAGTAACTACTAATATTTCAATagtatgatttttttatataaatttaaaaaataattatatatactaGTACTCGTGATTTACctataaataattacataaatttTTGTTAGATATTTAATAGATGATTCTAATcagtttaataataataatttaataattataacaattttaaattttaaattaataataataaatatttttttagaaataagAATATCATACGTAATTATATTAAAAACTCTCGTGGACATATATAATTTATACTAATGTGTAACtaaatttaaactaatatttaaaatttataataataaatatttttttagaaataagATTATCATATGTAATTATATTAAAAACTcttgtatacatatataatttatactaatgtgtaactaaattaattttttttcaaaaaagtaAATGTGTTAATGTAGATTGTGTaatgtttttttataaaaaaaaaaaagaaattatgttttttttagaaaaaaaaaaaagagagaaggtACTTTAGGTGTACTGAGATAAAGACTCATGTTATTATATTATAGGTCATTTgacaaaatgacttattttttaaagtcattttgcactctagcctagttttaataattttttgcaaaatagtttctcataatttagacagctaataaaaaatttagacaggtggtcgaaaaattcaaacagtcCATTGAAAATTTTAGAtagctggtcgaaaaatttagacaactggtcgaattttagacagagactattttgcaaaaaattatcaacagtaggccagagtgcaaaatcactttaaaaaatgtcattttcaccaatttttcttatagtatatataatatgagatatttatatataatattattaatttaaataaataatttgtaaatatcttatttaaatttaaactaacatgcaactaaaattcataaaatgaatagaaaaattaaattaaaggagaaaatataaaatatgatttgaagagattttagagtgttacatcatctccttgaagctctcatttatatagatagattatttatttatttgaaatttattacaatgatataaatttaataaaatattaataaattctataaataaaattaagcaatcATAACATTGCttttatatagtatatatatttaggaAGCGACTACAACACATccttttttttgcaacaccggtgcataatttttctatttcggcacctgaatagttataatcccaattttttttatatgatggtgtacattatagttatctAGAACTTCcttcaaattttcaagaaattctaaataatttatagtaccgaaacatggtctaaactgtctgttgcacgcGTGCCTATTTTTTTGTGTAAGCGTGTAAAATTTAACAGTTTAAATtctgttttcggcttcgtaaactattcagaatttcttgaaaatttgtaggatattctaaatacctacaatgtacaccgtcatataaaaaaatttgggattatatctttccaggtgccgaaatagaaaaaaaatgcaccggtatttaaaaaaaaaagatgcatTGTAATCGTtccctatatatttatatgatatgaACTCATACAAAGCTACTAcaattattatgtatatataccactatatatatcatatcatacaAATGATGGGAAATATACCACTATCATGTGAAATATATGGCctattttaattcaaaacgtatcgttataaaaaagaaaaggagaTATGTGACCATAAATTCTCATAAAAAGACAGGACTATACcgtaattatatataaattgaaataataaataaattttagaaaaaaaagagATGTGGTACACCGACTATTTATTGTATCTGTCAATAATGTCGTTTTAACTCATGAACAAGTTCGTCcgtattaataaaaaatatactaaCTACCTCAATTATACCTATTTGCACctcaaaaaatattaattatccTCAAATTATTAAGCCTAACCTATCGAATCATCACCAGACCTCTAATTTAAACGTATGCATgtatagtataaatatatatatatatatatatgaactagAGAGCTTTATTCCACTTTTGTTGGTTTAATTAGGGTTTTCAAAAACAAGTTGGTCTATTTTATTGATATATGTATGTACGATATGATATacgtatatgtatatgtatagtactTTGTGGTATATATATGTGACAGCCAACACTTTACCGACAATGCTCATTGATCTATGAACTTTATACACGTTATATGATATATCTACTCGATCGTATATATACACGTTAAAAAAAGCCTTCTACAATAAAAACCCACGTTAAACActgcttttttttcttttttcttttcccaATGACAGCACTATTTCCACTACAATGCCAAAACACGTGGACCCTAATGTGcattatatatatagagagatatTTACAATGAGTAGAGAGATATTTACAATGAGTAATGATTTTGGCACCCAAAATATGTACTTAAATATTACACACAGTAATTTTTAAAATAGTAGATcctagttttaataaatgtgattggctagacTAAACTACCACATCACTGTATGTAATATTTAGGTATATATTTTGAAtgtacatatcattactcatttaCAATTATACATGTtctttatgaaaaaaaattgttgATATTTCGCATACTAAGACACCCAACAATACATGAGGTAGCACTTATGCCACCTCCTTGT is a window of Humulus lupulus chromosome 4, drHumLupu1.1, whole genome shotgun sequence DNA encoding:
- the LOC133832997 gene encoding uncharacterized protein LOC133832997 — its product is MDYESDMENQIPEVVVLSDSEDDIGDVREDTVEENQEPVQSDRNGKGKQADVRENTAEESKDKVQRDRKGKGKQTDEDFILEEEEFEQDVEAKIEMGTQSDPRRWWRSVSDFCAQNVDDGDLDGICYEEELHEMKSDDEFDAGKNSKEFNPKTKMQNFQFVLGMEFATVTILRNAIREYFIEGDREYVFIANDSNRVRVKCKGANSEWMLFASIVNKTDGKTMRVKTLVDKHSCGIVLDNKKLTSTWLAKHFLEQFRLNPSMEYNAFREITAKTKYSRVSSWTFYRAKTKARKMLEGYIKEQYAILDDYCKRLLATNPGSTVKLKTYLVNGRRTFQRIYICLKACRDGWLGGCRPLIGLDGCFLKGYCRGILLATVGIDGNNSMFPIAYCVAEKENTEFWTWFLELLKEDLGNLSPTKVTMMSDCQKGLENAMGAIFSGCEQLILQHKLSLVEQCKKSRMSRMVLTIGWQGRTPHNGKIRFWLMSRFYNKKAELEKMTQPVGKRILKIIKKQKEVAKHCLVTRSGKFQFQVQCNNGGALVVDLEFRTCTCRRFQLSGLPCGHALAIIWFMGGNVFEYVHGFYKKESLQKAYEQSVHPMPSPDMWLQTRLNPINPPPETKLSERPKKARRRETDEPPPALKKARRTGQVKTCSNCLKTGHMRETCKSAKVVDNRVVKKRGRPPLQKPTEATLLRKERRLKQHTKGGTSGAKNAQSDTGHAGHDIGHVQIRYIWLFRPIFLYLSLMVMNVTSC